A part of Myxococcus landrumus genomic DNA contains:
- a CDS encoding serine/threonine-protein kinase, with the protein MGHDDHFSRNPLSSPGGSVSGELQVGGELREGALLGSYQLESLLGEGSMGRVFQARHARLGRQVALKVLKPEHARDGGFVQRFFQEARTVNQINHEHIVEIFDFVDEGEGGHVYCVMELLRGRGLGELLKQEPLSLARVQRIAAQVCAALGAAHLVGVVHRDIKPDNLFLTQRSGQSDFVKVLDFGVAKHMAAEGAHTGTLDGTIVGTPAYMSPEQAAGLPVDARSDIYAVGNILYEMLTGHPPFRVEAFGQLVVHIITQPPPPLPSHLPSGEPLPRALAELVMRCLAKDPEGRPQSLAEVMTGLLLVPVQPPAALEASERPTKRLPSVAGVMGRRRVAMASAGAVAALLLGAMVWAGTRSSSAPLAEPEALSVVAPGRLAEAVAEVAPMAAAKPLAPPVTLTVRSFPEGAKVVRADTGEELGLTPLVRELPRREVPLDLRVELSGYVPLKRSVSLNAHTELDLPLVKSLTAPKPKAKPAEKKATRSEGTSRKDASRKAAVRSASAEPAAR; encoded by the coding sequence GCGAAGGCTCCATGGGGCGTGTCTTCCAGGCGCGCCATGCGCGGCTGGGCCGTCAGGTGGCCTTGAAGGTGCTGAAGCCGGAGCACGCCCGTGACGGCGGCTTCGTGCAGCGCTTCTTCCAGGAAGCCCGCACGGTGAATCAAATCAACCACGAGCACATCGTGGAGATTTTCGACTTCGTGGACGAGGGCGAAGGGGGCCACGTCTACTGTGTCATGGAGCTGCTGCGGGGGCGGGGCCTGGGCGAGTTGCTCAAGCAGGAGCCGCTGTCGCTCGCGCGAGTCCAGCGCATCGCCGCGCAGGTGTGCGCGGCGCTGGGCGCGGCCCACCTGGTGGGCGTGGTGCACCGGGACATCAAGCCGGACAACCTCTTCCTCACGCAGCGCTCGGGGCAGTCGGACTTCGTGAAGGTGTTGGACTTCGGTGTCGCCAAGCACATGGCCGCCGAGGGCGCCCACACCGGCACGTTGGATGGCACCATCGTCGGCACGCCGGCGTACATGTCTCCGGAGCAGGCCGCGGGGCTGCCGGTGGATGCGCGCTCGGACATCTACGCGGTGGGCAACATCCTGTACGAGATGCTCACCGGGCATCCGCCCTTCCGGGTGGAGGCGTTCGGGCAGCTGGTGGTGCACATCATCACCCAGCCGCCTCCGCCGCTGCCCTCGCACCTGCCCTCGGGTGAGCCGCTGCCTCGCGCGCTCGCGGAGCTGGTGATGCGGTGTCTGGCGAAGGACCCGGAGGGCCGTCCGCAGTCGCTCGCCGAGGTGATGACGGGGCTGTTGCTCGTCCCCGTGCAGCCGCCCGCGGCGCTGGAGGCGTCCGAGCGGCCCACGAAGAGGCTTCCCTCGGTGGCGGGAGTGATGGGGCGCCGCCGCGTGGCGATGGCCTCCGCGGGGGCCGTGGCGGCGCTGCTGTTGGGGGCGATGGTGTGGGCGGGGACGCGCTCGTCGAGTGCGCCCTTGGCGGAGCCCGAGGCGCTCTCCGTCGTCGCACCAGGACGACTGGCGGAAGCCGTGGCGGAGGTGGCGCCCATGGCGGCGGCGAAGCCCCTGGCGCCGCCCGTCACGCTTACGGTGCGCTCCTTCCCGGAGGGCGCGAAGGTGGTGCGCGCGGACACGGGTGAGGAGCTGGGGCTGACCCCGCTGGTGCGGGAGCTGCCGCGGCGCGAGGTGCCGTTGGATTTGCGCGTGGAGCTGTCCGGTTACGTGCCGTTGAAGCGTTCGGTGAGCCTGAACGCGCACACGGAGCTGGACCTTCCGCTGGTGAAGTCGCTCACGGCGCCCAAGCCGAAGGCGAAGCCGGCCGAGAAGAAGGCCACCCGGAGCGAGGGCACGTCGCGCAAGGACGCGTCGCGCAAGGCGGCGGTTCGCTCGGCGAGCGCGGAGCCCGCGGCGCGCTGA
- a CDS encoding FHA domain-containing protein codes for MARALLLSLLVRQHMALKEKFRAKYPHPWLVWEAGAWNVPETTEGNVGATRLPLSDLRDCLPAGDAMCFELVALAERGPMRLGRASHNALVVNDATVSREQLILTPRPHHGWHVARVADSRPVSMNGQELAADGALLHPGAKLEVGDVRLTFHDADGFDERISRIAAQVLAQAVSR; via the coding sequence ATGGCTCGCGCACTGCTGCTCTCGCTGCTGGTGAGGCAGCACATGGCACTGAAGGAGAAGTTTCGCGCCAAGTACCCACACCCCTGGCTGGTGTGGGAGGCGGGCGCGTGGAACGTCCCCGAGACGACGGAGGGGAACGTGGGCGCCACTCGCCTGCCCCTCTCGGATTTGCGGGACTGTCTGCCCGCGGGGGACGCCATGTGCTTTGAACTGGTGGCCCTGGCCGAGCGAGGGCCCATGCGCCTGGGCCGTGCCTCGCACAACGCCCTGGTCGTCAACGACGCCACGGTGTCGCGCGAGCAGCTCATCCTCACGCCCCGCCCCCACCACGGGTGGCATGTCGCGCGCGTGGCGGACTCGAGGCCCGTGAGCATGAACGGACAGGAGCTCGCCGCGGACGGAGCGCTCCTGCACCCCGGCGCGAAGCTGGAGGTGGGCGACGTGCGCCTCACCTTCCACGACGCGGACGGCTTCGACGAGCGCATCTCCCGCATCGCCGCGCAGGTCCTCGCGCAGGCCGTCTCGCGCTGA
- a CDS encoding alpha/beta hydrolase gives MRPPPFTQTFPDAGGVPDAGPVSWACQRASVVHGAPISLLVDLQLAMSRATSSEARTEAIDRFVAEVEAKGGTPLVSDASAGQQRVAFFVRGASGRDTFVAGEFNAWSSSATPLTQVRDTDLFLAEVVIPRTGPQPYKLVKGDSFFEDPGARHVVWDRLNRNDVGQFNSLVYPGGQDATKGRLTAWYDVRATVLGDARDVFVYTPARYDGPECPVLPVMYVHDGNESITRESFVDAADAHYAARPEDSAVLVFVALPSQGVRLAQYTFPPARAPGWPTPRGDEYLSFVKDDLMPKVEAGFRVKTGAADTGISGASLGGLISVYAGFRYPEEFGFVGTQSGTMFWPHDGEVDRDDGNAMVVRAGQEPVVPVRFYVDHGSPESGCTRDGEQGADDCQSNLQFVAALRARGYSVAHVNEVRGAHDWGFWKKRLPKMLCAFRNTDPRVCGL, from the coding sequence ATGCGGCCTCCTCCGTTCACCCAGACGTTTCCGGATGCGGGAGGGGTTCCGGATGCGGGGCCGGTGAGCTGGGCGTGTCAGCGTGCGTCGGTGGTCCATGGCGCGCCCATCTCGTTGCTGGTGGACCTGCAGCTCGCGATGAGCCGGGCCACGTCGTCCGAGGCGCGCACGGAGGCCATCGACCGCTTCGTGGCGGAGGTGGAGGCGAAGGGCGGCACGCCGCTGGTGAGTGACGCGAGCGCGGGCCAGCAGCGGGTGGCCTTCTTCGTTCGAGGCGCCTCCGGTCGCGACACGTTCGTGGCGGGGGAGTTCAATGCGTGGTCATCCAGCGCGACGCCGCTGACGCAGGTCCGGGACACGGACTTGTTTCTCGCAGAGGTGGTGATTCCTCGCACGGGGCCGCAGCCCTACAAGCTGGTGAAGGGAGACTCGTTCTTCGAGGACCCTGGCGCGCGGCATGTGGTGTGGGACCGGCTCAACCGCAACGACGTGGGGCAGTTCAACTCGCTGGTGTACCCGGGCGGGCAGGACGCGACGAAGGGGCGGCTCACGGCCTGGTACGACGTGCGTGCGACGGTGTTGGGGGATGCGCGGGATGTGTTTGTCTATACGCCCGCGCGTTACGACGGTCCCGAGTGTCCCGTGTTGCCCGTCATGTATGTGCATGATGGCAACGAGAGCATCACGCGGGAGTCCTTCGTGGACGCGGCGGATGCGCACTACGCGGCCCGGCCCGAGGACTCGGCGGTGTTGGTCTTCGTGGCGTTGCCGAGTCAGGGTGTCCGGTTGGCGCAGTACACGTTTCCTCCGGCGAGAGCGCCGGGGTGGCCCACGCCGCGAGGGGATGAGTACTTGTCGTTCGTGAAGGACGACTTGATGCCGAAGGTGGAGGCGGGGTTCCGGGTGAAGACGGGGGCCGCGGACACGGGCATCAGTGGGGCGTCACTGGGCGGACTCATCTCCGTGTACGCGGGGTTCCGGTACCCGGAGGAGTTCGGCTTCGTGGGGACGCAGTCCGGGACGATGTTCTGGCCTCACGATGGAGAGGTGGACCGGGACGACGGCAACGCGATGGTGGTGCGCGCGGGGCAGGAGCCGGTGGTGCCGGTGCGCTTCTACGTGGACCATGGCTCGCCGGAGTCCGGGTGTACGCGAGATGGAGAGCAGGGCGCCGACGACTGTCAGTCCAATCTCCAGTTCGTGGCCGCGCTGCGTGCGCGGGGCTACTCGGTGGCCCACGTGAATGAAGTGCGTGGGGCGCACGACTGGGGCTTCTGGAAGAAGCGGTTGCCGAAGATGCTCTGCGCGTTCCGGAACACGGACCCGCGCGTGTGTGGCCTCTGA
- a CDS encoding ATP-grasp domain-containing protein codes for MDVAILTYSGLPQLDAYDAPLLPALAELGVDARPVIWDDPEVDFREVKAAVVRTVWDSHLRRDTFIAWAEKVGRLTKLFNSADVLRWNTHKLYLRELEAKGVPVTPTVWVEKGGGLDLEALMQSFGWDALVLKPAVSAGALKTYIIPRAEAAAATSLVTDLAASCELMVQPYLKAFETEGERSYIFIDGAFSHAVRRPPTLQSAPRGFAKPTIFTPDNGEEMKLAERVLEAIDRPLLYARVDVATDNTGVTRLQEVEVTEPSLFLSLDPEAPRRLARAIVAKL; via the coding sequence ATGGACGTCGCGATTCTCACCTACTCGGGTCTGCCTCAGCTCGACGCGTACGACGCGCCGCTGCTGCCTGCTCTCGCGGAGCTGGGGGTGGATGCGCGGCCGGTCATCTGGGATGACCCGGAGGTGGACTTCCGCGAGGTGAAGGCCGCGGTGGTGCGCACGGTCTGGGACAGCCATCTGCGCCGGGACACGTTCATCGCGTGGGCGGAGAAGGTGGGCCGGCTCACGAAGCTCTTCAACTCCGCCGACGTGCTGCGGTGGAACACGCACAAGTTGTACCTGCGTGAGCTGGAGGCGAAGGGTGTTCCCGTGACGCCGACGGTCTGGGTGGAGAAGGGCGGCGGGCTCGACCTGGAAGCGCTGATGCAGTCGTTCGGTTGGGATGCGCTGGTGCTCAAGCCGGCGGTGTCCGCGGGCGCGCTGAAGACGTACATCATTCCGCGAGCGGAGGCGGCCGCGGCCACGTCGCTCGTGACGGACCTGGCCGCGAGCTGCGAGCTGATGGTGCAGCCCTACCTCAAGGCGTTCGAGACGGAGGGTGAGCGCAGCTACATCTTCATCGACGGTGCCTTCAGCCACGCGGTGCGCCGGCCTCCGACGCTTCAGTCCGCGCCCCGAGGCTTCGCGAAGCCCACAATCTTCACGCCCGACAACGGTGAGGAGATGAAGCTCGCCGAGCGCGTGCTGGAGGCCATCGACCGGCCGCTGCTGTACGCGCGCGTGGACGTGGCCACGGACAACACGGGTGTCACACGGCTGCAGGAGGTGGAGGTCACCGAGCCGTCGCTGTTCCTGTCGCTGGACCCGGAAGCTCCGCGCCGGCTCGCCCGCGCCATCGTCGCGAAGCTGTAG
- a CDS encoding serine/threonine-protein kinase, translating into MTAHTLTSPVSRFLDGHLRRDAQARERSVARFMAGLCGASLLVAASLGSSLGWGLTQALMGLAAALALYYFALWRVLSAGVFHPVIPWFNVAIEVSIPAVVLAVDLRFQGPIYALTAPTLVIWPTLITLAALRSNPRLALAAGVLVAAEYLAIYSFFVLPLLPETALLTLTPRFIAIRAFFFVAAGIFTATMARHFMKLTKGALSALREQEVMGKYVLHERVGAGGMAEVYRATYCPEGGFQKQVALKRILPSVADDEEFVTMFRREAELCSSLNHPNIIQVFDLGRHGGTYFLAMEFVEGMPLSALMRGVGRRPLPVASVAFLGAELASALDYLHRRTGADGQPLRLVHRDLNPPNILVSRFGDVKLSDFGIARDAARSQLTAVGNVRGKLGYMAPEQAAGRPFDGRADLFALGLTLHEALTGRRALQGSTQEDILRATLDKELEPPSRYNPEVPAAMDAVVMKLLAKEPEQRTPSGAVLRQQLLALEGEVAPYPRGQALLAGALREAQERAQQQGQTQESKEPPAARAAPAVRSA; encoded by the coding sequence ATGACGGCCCACACCCTGACGAGCCCCGTTTCCCGCTTCCTGGATGGACATCTCCGACGCGACGCACAGGCCCGGGAGCGGTCCGTGGCGCGCTTCATGGCGGGCTTGTGCGGGGCGTCGCTCCTGGTGGCGGCGTCGCTGGGGTCGTCGCTCGGGTGGGGTTTGACGCAGGCGCTCATGGGGTTGGCCGCGGCGCTGGCGCTCTACTACTTCGCGCTGTGGCGAGTGCTGAGCGCGGGGGTGTTCCACCCGGTCATCCCCTGGTTCAACGTGGCCATCGAGGTCAGCATCCCCGCGGTGGTGCTCGCGGTGGACCTGCGCTTCCAGGGGCCCATCTACGCGCTGACGGCGCCCACGCTGGTCATCTGGCCCACGCTGATTACGCTGGCGGCGCTCCGGAGCAACCCCAGGCTGGCGCTGGCGGCGGGAGTCCTCGTCGCGGCGGAGTACCTGGCCATCTACTCCTTCTTCGTGCTGCCGTTGCTGCCAGAGACGGCGCTCCTCACGCTGACGCCGCGCTTCATCGCCATCCGGGCGTTCTTCTTCGTGGCGGCGGGCATCTTCACGGCCACCATGGCGCGGCACTTCATGAAGCTCACGAAGGGCGCGCTGTCCGCGCTGCGGGAGCAGGAGGTGATGGGGAAGTACGTGCTGCACGAGCGCGTGGGTGCGGGTGGCATGGCGGAGGTGTACCGGGCCACGTACTGCCCGGAGGGCGGCTTCCAGAAGCAGGTGGCGCTCAAGCGCATCCTCCCGTCCGTCGCGGATGACGAAGAGTTCGTGACGATGTTCCGCCGCGAGGCGGAGCTGTGCTCGTCGCTCAACCATCCCAACATCATCCAGGTGTTCGACCTGGGGCGGCATGGCGGGACGTACTTCCTGGCGATGGAGTTCGTGGAGGGGATGCCGCTGAGCGCGCTGATGCGCGGGGTGGGGCGCAGGCCGCTGCCGGTGGCGTCGGTGGCGTTCCTGGGGGCGGAGCTGGCGTCGGCGCTGGACTACCTGCATCGGCGCACGGGCGCGGACGGACAGCCGCTGCGGCTGGTGCACCGCGACTTGAATCCGCCCAACATCCTCGTGTCGCGCTTCGGGGATGTGAAGCTGTCGGACTTCGGCATCGCGCGGGATGCGGCGCGCTCGCAGCTCACCGCGGTGGGGAACGTGCGGGGGAAGCTGGGCTACATGGCGCCGGAGCAGGCGGCGGGCAGGCCTTTCGATGGACGCGCGGACCTCTTCGCGTTGGGGCTCACGCTGCATGAGGCGCTCACGGGACGCCGGGCACTCCAGGGCTCCACGCAGGAGGACATCCTGCGGGCGACGCTCGACAAGGAGCTGGAGCCGCCCTCGCGCTACAACCCCGAGGTCCCCGCGGCGATGGACGCGGTGGTGATGAAGTTGTTGGCGAAGGAGCCGGAGCAGCGCACCCCGAGTGGCGCGGTGTTGCGGCAGCAGCTCCTCGCGCTGGAGGGAGAAGTGGCGCCCTATCCTCGGGGGCAGGCGTTGCTCGCGGGGGCCTTGCGCGAGGCGCAGGAGCGAGCTCAGCAGCAGGGGCAGACCCAGGAGTCGAAGGAGCCACCGGCCGCCCGCGCGGCACCCGCGGTGCGCTCCGCCTGA